In the genome of Microbacterium endophyticum, one region contains:
- a CDS encoding carbohydrate ABC transporter permease, protein MRKLPVRVLVGVLLVVEIYPLVWLLLSSFKSQNEFLTEPSWALPSQLNLDNYVTAWTDGNLGTYVRNSILATFPSLVMIILLGVAAGFALEVLVWKGRNQTLLLFLVGIMVPGQMILLPLFTVYFQVGLAGTLWPLIITYTATGLPLTVFMMATFFRSVPREVFEAATLDGASVLRAFWSIGFPMVRNAVFTVALVQFFFIWNDLLIALTFTTDQNLRTIQVGLLTFSGEFGQTAYGPLFAAICINVFGALAIYLVLNQRIMKGLTAGSVKG, encoded by the coding sequence TTGCGCAAACTTCCGGTTCGTGTCCTCGTCGGCGTCCTGCTGGTGGTCGAAATCTACCCACTGGTTTGGCTTCTGCTCAGCTCCTTCAAGAGTCAGAACGAGTTCCTCACCGAGCCCAGTTGGGCACTACCATCCCAACTAAACCTCGACAACTACGTCACCGCCTGGACTGACGGCAACCTCGGCACCTATGTGCGCAACAGTATTCTCGCGACATTTCCGTCGCTAGTGATGATTATTCTGCTCGGTGTAGCGGCCGGGTTTGCCCTTGAGGTGCTTGTGTGGAAGGGGCGTAATCAAACTTTGCTGCTGTTCCTGGTGGGCATAATGGTGCCGGGTCAGATGATTCTTCTGCCGCTGTTCACCGTCTACTTTCAGGTGGGCCTCGCAGGAACCCTGTGGCCCCTCATCATTACCTACACCGCCACCGGACTGCCCCTGACAGTGTTCATGATGGCGACTTTTTTTCGATCGGTGCCTCGAGAGGTTTTTGAAGCAGCCACGCTCGATGGTGCCAGCGTCTTGCGAGCATTCTGGTCGATCGGATTTCCGATGGTACGCAACGCGGTCTTTACCGTTGCCCTGGTCCAGTTCTTCTTTATCTGGAATGACCTTCTGATCGCGCTCACCTTCACCACGGACCAGAACCTGCGCACTATCCAAGTAGGACTTCTCACGTTCAGTGGCGAGTTTGGCCAGACTGCGTACGGGCCATTGTTCGCGGCCATTTGTATCAACGTGTTCGGAGCGCTGGCTATCTACCTCGTGCTTAATCAACGAATCATGAAGGGTCTTACGGCCGGCTCGGTCAAAGGCTGA
- a CDS encoding alpha/beta hydrolase, with amino-acid sequence MTFSLRRSALALVAGSAVVAVALSGCSFKQDSTPAPTRAPSTSGVAAELLPYYEQAVEWTECNDVFECATVTAPLDWSDTSAGDIDLALIRHTATRTDPLGSLLVNPGGPGASGVALVRDSLDYSVGADLQVSYDVVGFDPRGVGDSTAVSCYDASGMDAYLFDLPTGAGGSDEWTAELNAANADFAAACDANSGGILPYITTENSARDMDLLRGVLGDDQLNYLGYSYGTFLGATYAKLFPENVGRLVLDGAIDPSVSGLDVGTTQGIGFESALRAYMADCLAGEDCPFAGTVDDAMADLGTLLASVDRSPLANADGRMLGSSSLMTAIIAALYSQGSWPYLTTALTSALAGDPSVAFVLADFYYAREDGVYTDNSTEAFAAYNCMDYPLDYTAEEKAAAQARLEADAPTIAPYWSGPDQCEEWVYPATGVREEITAAGAAPIVVVGTTNDPATPYEWSVALADQLESGVLVTRVGEGHTGYNKGNECVDDIVENYFLTGAVPAEDVVCE; translated from the coding sequence ATGACTTTTTCGCTTCGTCGTTCGGCTCTTGCGCTCGTTGCAGGGAGTGCGGTTGTGGCCGTGGCCTTGTCTGGCTGCTCTTTCAAGCAAGACTCCACACCAGCACCCACTCGCGCTCCTTCGACATCTGGTGTTGCCGCTGAGCTGCTGCCCTACTACGAGCAGGCTGTGGAGTGGACCGAGTGCAATGACGTCTTCGAGTGCGCGACAGTCACCGCTCCTCTCGATTGGAGCGACACCTCAGCTGGCGATATCGATCTTGCGCTCATTCGGCACACCGCGACTAGGACCGATCCGCTGGGGTCTCTTCTCGTAAACCCAGGAGGACCCGGCGCGAGCGGTGTTGCGCTGGTGCGCGACTCGCTCGATTACTCGGTCGGTGCCGACCTGCAGGTGTCTTACGACGTTGTGGGGTTTGACCCGCGTGGGGTGGGGGATTCGACAGCGGTCAGTTGCTACGACGCATCAGGCATGGACGCGTATCTCTTCGACCTGCCGACGGGCGCGGGCGGAAGCGACGAGTGGACGGCTGAACTGAATGCGGCGAACGCTGACTTTGCGGCGGCATGCGATGCCAACAGTGGCGGCATCCTTCCGTACATCACGACCGAGAATTCAGCGCGCGACATGGACCTCTTGCGGGGTGTGCTCGGCGATGACCAACTCAACTACCTCGGCTATTCGTACGGCACGTTTCTCGGCGCGACGTACGCGAAGCTCTTCCCCGAAAATGTCGGCCGACTCGTGCTTGACGGCGCAATTGATCCGTCTGTTTCTGGCCTCGACGTCGGCACAACTCAGGGCATCGGCTTTGAGTCGGCGCTTCGTGCTTACATGGCCGACTGCCTCGCTGGGGAAGACTGCCCGTTCGCTGGCACAGTCGATGATGCAATGGCAGACCTCGGCACGCTCCTCGCGAGTGTGGACCGCTCACCGCTTGCAAACGCAGATGGCCGGATGCTCGGCTCGAGTTCGCTGATGACAGCAATCATCGCGGCGTTGTACTCGCAAGGCAGCTGGCCGTATCTCACCACCGCGCTGACGAGCGCTCTGGCGGGCGATCCAAGCGTCGCGTTCGTGCTCGCGGACTTCTATTACGCACGCGAAGACGGCGTCTACACCGACAACTCGACAGAGGCTTTTGCGGCATACAACTGCATGGATTATCCGCTCGACTACACGGCAGAGGAAAAGGCTGCGGCGCAGGCCCGCCTCGAAGCTGATGCGCCCACGATTGCACCGTACTGGTCAGGACCCGACCAGTGCGAGGAATGGGTGTACCCCGCTACGGGTGTCCGCGAAGAGATCACTGCCGCGGGCGCTGCCCCGATTGTGGTTGTCGGCACAACGAACGACCCGGCGACGCCTTACGAGTGGTCGGTGGCACTCGCTGATCAGCTTGAGTCCGGTGTGCTCGTCACACGAGTGGGCGAGGGGCACACGGGCTACAACAAGGGCAACGAGTGCGTTGACGACATCGTCGAAAACTACTTCTTGACAGGTGCCGTACCAGCGGAAGATGTTGTCTGCGAATAG
- a CDS encoding ABC transporter substrate-binding protein, producing the protein MSITRTRRISRALPLIVAAAAVASLTACAGGGGTSESSSSSFGLLINDDNAVVQDTLTSLSKGACEAENATAALSIDTVPQSGLDQQLQLLGGQNALPAQFAASGSPAVTKDLNEAGQTLNLESALTDLGVIDDIEPAAMSTIENIYGDFIVLPYQFNIEGVWYNKQIFAENGIDVPKTWDDLVSAAKTLKAAGLTAFSASGEQGWPITRLISGYLYRELGPDAMQKIADGEAKLTDPEYVAAAQAIADLGAAGYFGEGVGSIDYDTAVSQFLTGQAGMFYMGSWTLGAFNDPDQNQIGEDNIGFFALPEVEGGAGSAAQIPANVGLPIAVSAKSYDDNVGAWLSCIAENYGAESLTEQGTISGFKTNGDVAGLPPLTQLTQDTIAQTEETTLWFEALFGAKATTTSQQNAAQLVTGAISAQDFMNLVQTDLDAE; encoded by the coding sequence GTGTCCATTACCCGTACGCGCCGCATCTCGCGTGCGCTCCCTCTCATCGTCGCCGCCGCAGCCGTCGCGTCCCTTACGGCCTGCGCAGGCGGAGGTGGTACAAGTGAGAGCTCATCGTCAAGCTTCGGACTTCTCATCAACGATGACAACGCCGTTGTGCAAGACACGCTAACGTCTTTGAGTAAAGGTGCGTGCGAGGCCGAAAACGCCACTGCTGCTCTGAGCATCGACACAGTCCCGCAATCCGGACTCGACCAGCAACTCCAGCTGCTCGGAGGACAGAACGCGCTTCCAGCCCAGTTCGCTGCGAGCGGATCTCCAGCCGTGACGAAGGATCTCAACGAGGCGGGACAGACTCTCAACCTCGAGTCGGCGCTGACAGATCTCGGCGTCATCGACGACATTGAGCCCGCCGCGATGTCTACTATCGAGAACATCTACGGAGATTTCATTGTTCTGCCGTACCAGTTCAATATTGAGGGTGTCTGGTATAACAAGCAGATCTTCGCTGAGAATGGAATCGACGTGCCCAAGACGTGGGACGACCTCGTCAGCGCAGCGAAAACTCTCAAGGCCGCGGGGCTTACCGCGTTTTCAGCGTCGGGCGAGCAGGGGTGGCCCATCACACGCTTGATCAGCGGCTACCTCTATCGCGAACTCGGGCCAGATGCGATGCAGAAAATTGCGGACGGCGAGGCCAAGCTTACGGATCCTGAATATGTCGCCGCAGCGCAGGCGATTGCCGATCTCGGAGCCGCGGGATACTTTGGCGAAGGCGTCGGGTCGATCGACTACGATACTGCGGTCTCGCAGTTCTTGACCGGTCAGGCCGGAATGTTCTACATGGGAAGTTGGACACTCGGTGCTTTCAATGACCCCGACCAGAATCAGATTGGCGAGGACAACATCGGATTCTTTGCATTGCCTGAGGTCGAGGGTGGAGCAGGAAGTGCTGCCCAGATCCCGGCCAACGTTGGTCTACCCATCGCCGTTTCGGCAAAATCTTACGATGACAACGTCGGCGCGTGGTTGAGCTGCATCGCCGAAAATTATGGAGCCGAGTCGCTCACTGAGCAGGGCACGATCTCCGGATTTAAGACGAACGGGGATGTGGCGGGCCTTCCCCCGCTGACTCAGCTTACGCAAGACACGATCGCCCAGACGGAAGAGACGACGCTCTGGTTTGAAGCTCTCTTCGGTGCCAAGGCGACGACTACGAGTCAGCAGAACGCTGCCCAGCTGGTGACCGGCGCGATAAGTGCTCAAGATTTCATGAACCTTGTGCAGACCGACCTGGATGCCGAGTAG
- a CDS encoding carbohydrate ABC transporter permease → MKNVLGDRKSIAILLAPALVVYTLGMLIPVLWSLGLTFFEGNALFGFQYVGVANFVELFQDARVLDALWFTIRYAVIITAGQILLGYALSLLYTFALRRGSSVVRTLVFFPVVLPTVAVALLFQQMFAVAPQQGIVNEFLNFLGLSSVDWFGNPGTAFMVVILMDLWRSMGFYAVLLYAGLVDIPEDILESARLDGASGWRLVRHIVVPLSLPVLLSAVIFSINGTLKVFDSILALTNGGPGTSTTPLTLYMYQTSFSYGEYGYGSTIAMVLTILCLGVTVFIFRSARADNTQS, encoded by the coding sequence ATGAAGAATGTCCTCGGTGACCGCAAGTCGATCGCCATCCTGCTGGCGCCCGCTTTGGTCGTCTACACGCTCGGGATGCTCATTCCCGTTCTCTGGTCGCTGGGTTTGACCTTTTTCGAAGGCAACGCCCTCTTTGGCTTTCAGTATGTTGGTGTGGCTAACTTCGTCGAATTGTTCCAGGACGCGCGCGTGCTCGACGCGCTTTGGTTCACGATCCGATACGCCGTCATCATTACTGCTGGGCAGATTCTGCTGGGCTACGCCCTCTCGCTCCTGTACACATTCGCGCTGCGGCGAGGTTCAAGCGTCGTCCGAACGCTTGTGTTTTTCCCTGTAGTCCTTCCGACTGTCGCGGTGGCATTGCTGTTCCAACAAATGTTTGCTGTGGCGCCGCAACAGGGAATCGTCAATGAGTTCCTCAATTTTCTCGGCCTCTCCAGCGTCGACTGGTTCGGCAACCCCGGTACCGCATTTATGGTGGTCATCCTTATGGACCTCTGGCGGTCGATGGGTTTCTACGCGGTTTTGCTGTACGCCGGGTTGGTCGATATTCCAGAAGACATTCTCGAATCCGCGCGGTTGGATGGAGCGAGCGGCTGGCGCTTGGTACGCCACATCGTGGTCCCGCTCTCGCTTCCGGTCTTGCTGTCGGCGGTCATCTTTTCGATCAACGGAACATTGAAGGTTTTCGATTCGATCCTCGCGTTGACTAACGGTGGGCCAGGCACATCGACCACTCCACTGACGTTATATATGTACCAGACATCGTTTTCATACGGGGAGTACGGGTACGGCAGCACGATCGCCATGGTGCTTACGATTCTCTGCCTCGGTGTCACCGTCTTTATCTTCCGTTCCGCCCGCGCCGATAACACTCAGAGCTGA
- a CDS encoding alpha/beta hydrolase — protein sequence MNTREIEIDLQGVVLRGKLFTPEGDGPHPAVILQGGLGGPADSFLPMVGPFVEAGLTTLVYDHRYTGASDGEPRQLFDPWQQCRDLRHVLTWFRMQPEVDRDRIALWGISIGGANTLFVAALDRRVAAAVALIPPVSGISARNLQPADTLAALDARIPADREAQLLGEPAETMRLHGVPAPGDPVMFSDEEGLDFVEQMLKEVPTFRNAITLSTLDYLYEMEVTAYAERIATPLLMVLASEDYVAPVEEAREMFSRVPEPKELIEYPGQHYEILSNHLPEILGRTAQWLAKTL from the coding sequence ATGAACACCCGAGAGATCGAGATCGACCTGCAGGGCGTCGTCCTGCGCGGCAAGCTCTTCACTCCCGAAGGTGACGGCCCGCATCCGGCCGTTATCCTCCAGGGCGGACTGGGCGGGCCTGCCGACAGCTTCCTCCCGATGGTCGGACCCTTCGTCGAGGCAGGACTTACGACGCTCGTCTACGACCACCGCTACACGGGAGCGAGCGACGGCGAGCCCCGTCAGCTGTTCGACCCGTGGCAGCAGTGCCGTGACCTGCGGCACGTCCTCACCTGGTTCAGGATGCAGCCCGAAGTCGATCGCGATCGGATCGCACTGTGGGGCATCAGCATCGGCGGCGCGAACACCCTGTTCGTTGCAGCGCTGGACCGTCGCGTCGCCGCGGCCGTCGCCCTCATCCCGCCGGTGAGCGGCATCTCGGCGCGCAACCTGCAGCCCGCGGACACGCTCGCAGCGCTGGATGCGCGGATCCCCGCCGATCGCGAAGCGCAGCTGCTCGGCGAGCCGGCCGAGACGATGCGACTTCACGGCGTGCCCGCCCCGGGCGACCCCGTCATGTTCTCGGACGAGGAAGGGCTCGATTTCGTCGAGCAGATGCTCAAGGAGGTGCCGACGTTCCGCAACGCGATCACTCTGTCGACGCTGGACTACCTGTACGAGATGGAAGTCACCGCCTACGCCGAGCGGATTGCGACCCCGCTGCTCATGGTCCTCGCCTCCGAGGACTATGTGGCCCCGGTCGAAGAGGCACGCGAGATGTTCTCGCGCGTGCCCGAGCCCAAGGAACTCATCGAGTACCCGGGGCAGCACTACGAGATCCTCTCCAACCACCTGCCCGAGATCCTCGGGCGCACCGCGCAGTGGCTGGCGAAGACGCTCTGA
- a CDS encoding TetR/AcrR family transcriptional regulator produces the protein MTNSVRAKGKALTRARIVKAAIEAFSELGYRSTTMSHVADRAGIGRATLYLHFASKHDLADEIARSIEPRMIRVVRSLSSVALSEEGISKWVDSVITGLRSFGTVTGVVNDAIGHNPDLALSLMMSMRRASAGVLAELSARGWRGTIDSGALAVLLTATMQLGSSFFAGREKESTSVEEQEALVRLWLLVLTN, from the coding sequence ATGACGAACTCGGTACGAGCGAAGGGGAAGGCACTCACACGGGCACGAATCGTCAAAGCCGCGATAGAAGCATTCTCAGAGCTTGGCTATCGGTCGACAACGATGAGTCACGTCGCCGATCGTGCGGGTATTGGGCGAGCGACGCTCTACCTTCACTTCGCTAGCAAGCACGACCTGGCAGATGAGATCGCACGCAGCATCGAACCTCGGATGATCCGAGTTGTTCGAAGCTTGTCTAGCGTTGCGCTCTCAGAAGAAGGGATCAGCAAGTGGGTTGACTCTGTTATCACGGGGCTACGCTCGTTCGGCACCGTTACCGGGGTAGTAAATGACGCAATCGGGCATAACCCCGATCTTGCGTTATCACTGATGATGAGCATGCGGCGCGCGAGTGCCGGAGTTCTTGCTGAACTTTCCGCGCGCGGCTGGAGGGGTACCATCGACTCGGGCGCCCTGGCGGTCTTGCTCACCGCGACTATGCAACTGGGGTCGAGCTTTTTTGCCGGCAGGGAAAAGGAAAGCACCAGCGTGGAGGAACAGGAAGCTCTTGTCCGGCTCTGGCTTCTTGTGCTGACGAACTAA
- a CDS encoding FAD-dependent oxidoreductase — translation MTYDLTVLIAGGGVGGLALAQGLKKQGIHVRLFERQPEGSAAGYRLHMNGDGGTALEALLPPHLFELYLDTSRTDPEHERLVFLDNRLRFLGGRPHLGALVRHRRKDTAVNRSTLRQILLSGLDDVIERGEVVGFEEDASGVTVILADGRRERGDVLVGFDGVHSRVRAQRLPEAAVVDLGLNGIYGRTPLPPDLQRSIVPELLDGFVIVMGPRLLENGVLAMGAFTPRVPVAEAAEARGLFPDLAPVGPYMMLGAGVPESVWSEVGAEPADASPEQLKAALQVLVRGWHPQIVEMVDRATPGDLFLTQLRYVDAPESWTASRVTLAGDAIHGMPPTLGVGANLALRDAQVLAGALVSVRDGRAASVTDAIGDYEREMRSYAFPLLRRAITQEGSASGFTPRGMLRLMRMVGVRRLVRAARSRKNTVGRLVGTEQKRNHS, via the coding sequence ATGACGTACGATCTAACCGTTCTGATCGCCGGCGGTGGGGTGGGCGGTCTGGCCCTGGCTCAGGGACTGAAGAAGCAGGGCATCCATGTCCGGCTCTTCGAGCGCCAGCCCGAGGGATCGGCCGCCGGCTACCGGCTGCACATGAACGGAGACGGCGGAACCGCTCTGGAAGCGTTGCTGCCGCCGCACCTGTTCGAGCTCTACCTCGACACCTCGCGCACCGACCCGGAGCACGAGCGCCTGGTCTTTCTCGACAACCGGCTCCGATTCCTCGGCGGCCGGCCACATCTCGGCGCCCTCGTGCGCCACCGCAGGAAGGACACCGCGGTCAACCGGTCCACTCTGCGCCAGATTTTGCTGAGCGGCCTCGACGACGTGATCGAGCGTGGCGAGGTCGTGGGGTTCGAAGAGGATGCCTCGGGCGTCACCGTGATCCTCGCGGACGGTCGCCGTGAACGCGGTGACGTGCTCGTGGGCTTTGACGGCGTGCACTCGCGCGTGCGCGCCCAGCGACTCCCGGAAGCCGCTGTCGTCGACCTCGGGCTGAATGGCATCTACGGCCGCACGCCGCTGCCGCCCGACCTGCAGCGCTCGATCGTGCCCGAGCTGCTGGACGGATTCGTCATCGTCATGGGTCCTCGCCTGCTCGAGAACGGCGTGCTCGCGATGGGCGCGTTCACGCCCCGTGTCCCCGTGGCGGAGGCGGCAGAGGCTCGAGGCCTGTTCCCCGATCTGGCCCCCGTCGGGCCGTACATGATGCTGGGCGCCGGCGTGCCGGAATCAGTGTGGAGCGAAGTCGGTGCCGAACCGGCCGACGCGAGTCCCGAGCAGCTCAAGGCCGCCCTACAGGTCCTCGTGCGCGGATGGCATCCGCAGATCGTCGAGATGGTCGACCGCGCGACGCCCGGCGACCTGTTCCTCACGCAGCTGCGGTATGTCGACGCCCCGGAGTCGTGGACTGCGTCGCGAGTGACGCTCGCGGGAGACGCGATCCACGGCATGCCGCCGACTCTCGGCGTCGGGGCGAACCTGGCGCTGCGCGACGCGCAGGTACTCGCGGGGGCACTCGTGTCGGTCCGTGACGGACGCGCGGCATCCGTCACGGATGCGATCGGAGACTACGAGCGCGAGATGCGTTCGTACGCATTCCCGCTCCTGCGCCGCGCCATCACCCAAGAGGGCAGCGCCTCGGGATTCACTCCCCGGGGGATGCTGCGACTCATGCGGATGGTCGGTGTGCGCCGCCTCGTCCGCGCTGCACGATCCCGTAAGAACACCGTCGGCCGACTGGTCGGCACCGAGCAGAAAAGGAACCACTCATGA
- a CDS encoding LacI family DNA-binding transcriptional regulator gives MARIRAGQGGPSMMDVARRAGVSIATVSNVVNGKGNVSQRTTERVNKAVSELGFVRNDAARMLATGSTSSIGMVLADLDNSLFVDMAHGAQQGADERGYRLLLGNSACSIPRQEDYLRLFDEARVAGVLLAPMEDSTVGIEQIRSHGRPIVLINYQQVGSDCCTVLVDNEMVGYLAARHLIDLGRRRLVFLADKDFYQPVHDRREGVRRAVSEMSDVSLEEIDTQGLRFEHGLKVAEDFGTLGRADLPDGVVAVTDEIANGLATGLHAQDIAVVPNDIAIIGCEDNRSAQSGPVLLTTVGLSGTQLGQAATDLLIEELTTPVWEHTHRTVIVAPSLVLRGSTAIGAFMPA, from the coding sequence ATGGCACGAATCAGAGCAGGGCAGGGTGGCCCGAGCATGATGGACGTCGCGCGCCGGGCTGGCGTGTCGATTGCCACGGTGTCGAACGTGGTCAATGGCAAGGGTAACGTCTCCCAGCGGACGACCGAGCGCGTTAACAAGGCGGTCTCGGAACTCGGATTCGTCCGTAACGACGCGGCTCGTATGTTGGCAACCGGTTCAACTAGTTCGATCGGGATGGTTCTCGCGGACCTAGATAATTCGCTCTTCGTCGACATGGCCCATGGAGCGCAGCAGGGCGCTGACGAACGCGGCTATCGTCTTCTCCTCGGAAACTCAGCATGTTCGATCCCTCGGCAGGAAGATTACCTGCGACTTTTCGATGAAGCGCGTGTCGCGGGTGTGCTCCTTGCGCCAATGGAGGACTCGACCGTGGGAATCGAGCAGATACGGTCCCACGGTCGACCAATCGTCCTGATCAACTACCAACAAGTGGGATCTGATTGCTGTACGGTACTTGTCGACAACGAGATGGTGGGATATCTCGCAGCGCGACACCTTATTGATCTTGGCCGCCGTCGACTCGTCTTTCTAGCAGACAAAGATTTCTATCAGCCGGTGCACGATCGGCGCGAAGGTGTGCGCCGGGCGGTTAGTGAAATGAGCGACGTCTCGCTGGAAGAGATCGACACGCAAGGCTTGCGATTCGAGCATGGCCTGAAGGTCGCTGAAGATTTCGGGACGCTCGGACGAGCAGACTTACCTGACGGCGTCGTGGCCGTCACCGACGAAATCGCCAACGGCCTCGCGACAGGTCTGCACGCGCAGGACATTGCGGTGGTGCCGAATGACATCGCGATTATTGGATGCGAGGACAACCGGTCCGCCCAGAGTGGGCCAGTTCTGTTGACGACCGTTGGCCTTTCAGGCACGCAACTCGGTCAGGCCGCGACGGATCTGCTCATCGAGGAGCTGACGACGCCGGTTTGGGAACATACCCACCGCACCGTCATCGTTGCGCCCTCGCTGGTCTTGAGGGGCAGCACGGCGATAGGGGCATTCATGCCTGCCTGA